Part of the Pseudoliparis swirei isolate HS2019 ecotype Mariana Trench chromosome 18, NWPU_hadal_v1, whole genome shotgun sequence genome is shown below.
ccttagaagaatattaattaatcaatataaagaataaataattaaacggggatattttaacgatgcaaacacatagcagggtaacgttagaagaatattaattagtcaatataaagaataaagaattaaacctggatatgttagcgacagtggtgacgacggaaagtttaatattcatgtagcctacacagcaagaatcaccttctcacttaatcgttgcattgtttgatgcaacacagttcctaatatagattaatcaaagtaatgtttctgtgcagagactatatttccaccgcagagtaaacggttcacctttataccgctagatggcagtatacctgttattgatacatatgtatttaatgccgtttatttcctctgatatttatgttcatggttaatttccagcatagttgtatacatcatgtatttacttgttttatttgggtcattttggaactaaacatggaagagtgaggatatgatgaccacgaggcaatacatattgacaattgaaaaataaagagacagttgagttttcttattaagcagcgttcaggcacccagtcacagcaccacctgtgcttcacctgtaaccttcattactacatcatcattacatcaacggttaatggggacacgtttttgttttgttttcgctttatgtttatatgtgtgtgtatgtatagtgtgtgtttatatgtatatatgtgtgtgtgtgtatatgtatgtatatgtatacgtatgtatgtgtgtatatatatatatatatatatatgattctttgaaataagttttttgagaaatcataggttagggcacttataagctcgttagcttcatcctcgaccctttcggtcagccactttcttcttttgttgaattatgattgttgtatattttgctgatcgaaataaactaaatcatcataaacatataacctgttctgttgtgactctgctgtcagtgtctttactcctctgactacatcacatcatcatcatgtagtcctctggtctccagaaggatggagctctgtgttgtgtgtgaacatgttttgaggagctgactacatgagttattgtatcagagtgaaacatggagagcacagctcctcacatctctaacatgtctcacatagtttacaGTCGTGATTGTTAGGCattgttgcctgtgtttagccgtatggctatatctctgcatgtacatttagataagccatattcagctcagagccttgtgtagcttatagagcaacaggtcatggccttgtttagctaatagcaacaggtcatgaccttgtttagctcagagcagcaggtcatgaccttgtttagctaatagcaagaagtttagctcagagcaacaggtcgtggccttgtttagctcagagcagcaagtcatgaccttgtttagctaatagcaacaggtttagctcagagcaacaggtcggccttgtttagctcagagcagcagctcacatctgatccaatgacatctgcacacttctagattcgtaaagaaagacaatctttggtattttctaattctttatgtcaagcacaagttaactatactcccctaaaagaggaagccttcagaattagtggtagcattgcattaggattacattcttgtatttgaattgtattgctggatctcaattcctctgattcttccatctgcagttaatctgctcgcatgatttacatcatcaaagtgttgccttccaagagctgttccaaatgaaaagtgaatgtcagatgtatgaaccgtcctgactgagcttcactgaagctttatacctgctacaagctcaggtcaaaatggtgtttagtattatgtgatttataggttggctcagattgtttatcattgatgtttgttcctgctgtgtgattgtagtgctcagacatcagctgtgttcttagtgaagcaataggtgtcagattgacatccaaactgagggtgtcagggtccttaaactgcccttcataaacaagcgaggttcctaaccacataggggtcctcctccagtgggaaatcttcacactgggtccaaatctgtgatacccggctgtctgggagaccgacttatgagcctgaaacaagtgatacaatggtggctaatgtatgaagttatcatggcttcaccgccctaaaccggctgcaaccgtcttgtgtgtgtatattttggggtgtacgtttgttacctaggtcagaggtcactgaacaagccatcttccagtgccttactcacactggcagggggtcaacacaccgtgtcactatcaatagttggtgttacaggtccagcctttcccattacagattaaaaatgaaattcgtgccagactttaaagacataagtgtttattcaaaaagaacatatttctccctttaaacccccaacatttgaagaaaagaaaaaaacatcccgtcagttgaaccaattaattaaaaagcacagacaataacaacttagacacacaaaaaaacatcagcgttgacaacttctccttgagatgtcgatgaggcctttgagtccatctttgaacggttgtggcagattattcactgcattgtccagcagtacactcgtatcagggcactgcagagcaaattccctcactgcagcttcctggtcctgtgaacttggaaatgggttggtgccaaagtctgacactcgtgtcagtgagcccacttcctggtcgtaccagtctgcagccacagatgcatttggcaaaaggtctgtcgacagtttatttgggcatccatctctggccaagtaatttggtatccccctccctgtaataataattcaatgtggctgtcacaaccatgccatgtattgcaacatgctccttctagtatttgataaaacatgtttaagaaacattcaatagtaaaacatttagaaaataattattcacattaaaaaaggcttgaaagaccaacccgaagacataccaggaatcctgtgtgcattccatgcttgcacagttcggttaacaccgatctgggccaactggcatgtcaaagatgacacacagaaccgagtcatctggtcctccatgtccagctcctcctgatccaccagttggaccaatgcagctttcaacgggtagttaacccggttgttgatttctggccagattctctcgtttctgtgattctgtcattgcaaaatagacattttcagattcttgataaacaaatatttccccgcccccccagactaacttactttcacacatttcaatatcttcagttaaccattctgaataattaatgaaagtgtgaaatagttatttaattacatgttgattaactttataatcagcaaaaccattgtatgttgatcacctttgtcgatggtgtttggagatatggtggcctttcagtgttgtggcggtggctggccaacttctcctgcatgaaaagagtgaggtagaagtcctttccatgatccactctgacctggtcccacatcccatattccattactgcactcctgcaagaaaacataacattggcagacagcagtatggagggtaaggctaatggtgtcagatacatttacaaaatgtgtagtaGGTCTTGTGTTATCAGGTACTGATGAGGTGAGTTGAGTTTTAACTTGCTGCTTAAAGAGGGTTTCTGTAGTTTTCAATAAGTTCAATTTAAGACCTTTTTAGACCAATATGAATGTAATTTAATACGTTGATTCAAatccaaattaaaaaatatatattatgaaggttttcACATCGACTAATCCCACTTAAATTGAGCATTTTCTTTTCATACATTAACAAGCCATATTGAATTGAAATCCAGTTTCGAAAATGTCTCTTCCTAATCAAGTGCATTTTTCAGAGCTGACAAAATGGTATTCAAGAAAttgtaagatatttaattttaaatgcatttttttgttttaacccttgtgttgccttagggtcatttagacccgaatcaatattacacctcctgggtcattttgacccgattcaatgtttcaccctcctgttacctttatatttactaacatattttaccctttgattcaatttgacgccagcaattaaaacctccagaaaattattagaattaatattgttttccaagtttaagtgtgaggcactttatgtttgtttgttgactaccgaaagaacaccgacattaaacattgaatggggttaaattaatcctaaggcggggaggtgtattgattcgggtcaaatgacctaaggcaacacaagggttaaggacccacagacaccctgttaaaacacctcataaaatggggatgatttgtaatgtttaggtacaaggacaacagtcttttcaattacctgtaaacgtcattgtagatggtgaggttgttctttacaggcatagtagcttgtccaacaattttgctggagaagccatctattgccagcacatgagtcacgccaaacatgacaatcttctcattttggtccatgtggattttgtgacccacataggctgcatggtaaggaagagggttgaggttccttgctcccttaaacacagacaaaaaagaacatcatgcccttattgaatagcacaacatattctaatttgagaagaaaaaaaaaacctggcatcgtgccttatggtaaggtgggtgaatgttgcgcaaaacagctccaacacgaccctctgatgcaaagacacctgcagctgcaagactcccagtcatcattttcctgccataggtaggaccaccctgaagataaagaaaggaatacatgttgcattgtaatgttaagccatgaaatgtcaacttcaactccaattaaattacaattaattgttaagtgttttgaattatagatgattatgaaaactagttgcagtttaaacatgttttactcgtagttgtaagagacaaatttaattagcagtaggctacattatttagttggattcagatgttgacctttaatcagatctgtgtctaactttaatgttaaaagatgtcgttatcatttgttattgtaataaatacaagcaagttacagaatgacgtcacatggatcacactttacggcaggtatttgcggctggagctgcgtggagctgcacagttttcggaccgtgttacaataactatataactactaaatacaatagctattatggagtccccttctttgtaaatgtgggacagtctttcttaccatctgtttgtatgaaccatctatatcctgcctgtgtgcccatcaccccacaagaaccacactttacaaatgtttctcattttccctaaatacacctttattggacatgggacactaaagtaaggctttctttcatgtctctcctaataaatatggtgctctagtacttctaatagactgggtgactgagagtgacacacaccctgttcagggctctcaagttttgaagacaggcaagagtgacatttctgcagatccatacgactgcaccaagaggatgactatgtgctggcctttggtcatcttttataacataatgtatgcatatcaacactataaatgaacataactaaagtttactttcaatacaaatcctttatgactcatttggcttgatttttagtgggcgggtcattatgaccctgaacacaggtgtctcatctctatttatctacatcaccccatgaaattgTTCTACTAAATGGTAATAAAaggagaatatacatgttatagtaaactaatgcaatttaatttagatttagattttttcaatgtacctaaaaaattgtttgaacatgtatttttcattaaatctatggaggggtgaataactcaattccactaaaaactgattggattgttagtaatggtgttggtgatgaggtacaaactatagttattaggatgtttttgtttctgaccacttttgggtcaaactgacccgggagcatgacggctgtatgtaagaaacgaacataacaggagggttaaagtataacatactaaccttacacacacttatagtttcgttgtatgcattttttcgcgcaaataaattaactgcaccctacctgtgttattgcattggagactgcagcttcaagttgttggtccgtcactcgctgtctttttaacccgtggtctttacaaaacttccgaatattggccacggacgttcctctacgcaagccacattcaaatatcaagtggttttttatgtccacatcactacagccactatgcatcatttgttgtacaatatctaagtaaggtaacaggctggagtccatcttgcgggcttcagtgcaaaagggtgtatatagcagtggcgaacctaaacacgtctactgcgggagataaacacagaataaactcagttacccaaaatgcaaccctttgtagtgtcaactacatttaaccctcctgttatgttgcaccatttgtttctttgtaaatgtgggacagtctttcttgctccctccaaccatatgtttcaaaacacacacacacacacacacacacacac
Proteins encoded:
- the LOC130207863 gene encoding uncharacterized protein LOC130207863 isoform X1; this translates as MDSSLLPYLDIVQQMMHSGCSDVDIKNHLIFECGLRRGTSVANIRKFCKDHGLKRQRVTDQQLEAAVSNAITQGGPTYGRKMMTGSLAAAGVFASEGRVGAVLRNIHPPYHKARCQGARNLNPLPYHAAYVGHKIHMDQNEKIVMFGVTHVLAIDGFSSKIVGQATMPVKNNLTIYNDVYRSAVMEYGMWDQVRVDHGKDFYLTLFMQEKLASHRHNTERPPYLQTPSTKNHRNERIWPEINNRVNYPLKAALVQLVDQEELDMEDQMTRFCVSSLTCQLAQIGVNRTVQAWNAHRIPGRGIPNYLARDGCPNKLSTDLLPNASVAADWYDQEVGSLTRVSDFGTNPFPSSQDQEAAVREFALQCPDTSVLLDNAVNNLPQPFKDGLKGLIDISRRSCQR
- the LOC130207863 gene encoding uncharacterized protein LOC130207863 isoform X2; translated protein: MDSSLLPYLDIVQQMMHSGCSDVDIKNHLIFECGLRRGTSVANIRKFCKDHGLKRQRVTDQQLEAAVSNAITQGGPTYGRKMMTGSLAAAGVFASEGRVGAVLRNIHPPYHKGARNLNPLPYHAAYVGHKIHMDQNEKIVMFGVTHVLAIDGFSSKIVGQATMPVKNNLTIYNDVYRSAVMEYGMWDQVRVDHGKDFYLTLFMQEKLASHRHNTERPPYLQTPSTKNHRNERIWPEINNRVNYPLKAALVQLVDQEELDMEDQMTRFCVSSLTCQLAQIGVNRTVQAWNAHRIPGRGIPNYLARDGCPNKLSTDLLPNASVAADWYDQEVGSLTRVSDFGTNPFPSSQDQEAAVREFALQCPDTSVLLDNAVNNLPQPFKDGLKGLIDISRRSCQR